A single Salmo salar chromosome ssa19, Ssal_v3.1, whole genome shotgun sequence DNA region contains:
- the LOC101448051 gene encoding uncharacterized protein LOC101448051 precursor, giving the protein MAALLLLLLVSAGVLLSSTEAQEAYNKLPDNYRKGVDLALQQLNSHAGVKHHFLFFKSLLKSDIEPGFDVSYIYHSFYLKATKCPKGTVNSMQCKFRNDRPLIDCSVCYKTFAGEIEKNPKPYVHCVHKPALTEDMKTARIEHCNAMSYHSGAPTLLASKS; this is encoded by the exons ATGGCTGCTCTACTACTGCTGTTGTTGGTTAGTGCTGGAGTCCTGCTGTCTTCTACTGAGGCTCAGGAGGCTTACAATAAACTCCCTGATAACTACAGGAAAGGAGTGGATCTGGCCCTGCAACAACTCAACTCTCACGCTGGAGTCAAACACCATTTTCTCTTCTTCAAGAGTCTCCTGAAGTCCGATATAGAG CCTGGATTTGATGTGAGCTACATTTATCACAGTTTCTACCTGAAAGCCACCAAGTGCCCAAAGGGAACGGTTAACTCCATGCAATGCAAGTTCAGGAATGACCGA CCATTGATAGACTGTTCAGTCTGCTACAAAACCTTTGCTGGAGAGATTGAGAAGAATCCAAAACCGTATGTCCACTGTGTCCACAAACCAGCACTTACAGAG GATATGAAGACAGCAAGAATAGAACACTGTAACGCAATGAGTTACCACAGTGGAGCCCCTACTCTCCTGGCTTCAAAATCTTAG